DNA from Athene noctua chromosome 24, bAthNoc1.hap1.1, whole genome shotgun sequence:
GGTGATCGTGTGGCCAGGGCTGGGCTAGGAGAAGGGTGCGGTGGCCAGCGCTAGCCTCAGGTGGTAATGGGGCAGGTAGGCCTTGTAATAGGTTTGTGAAGAACTGAGTCTAGGCTTTGCAGGGAAGGACACAGCCAGGTTCAGGGACTGGCTGGTTTGGGGGCTGGACTGtcacagcagcagctgtgtgGGGTTAAGGCTGACAGCTTGTGTGGAGATCCGGTGTCACACGACAGTGACGCTGCCAGTGTCCCACCCAGACAGCACGCAGGGAGAGGCAAAGCACAGGAACCACTACAAGCAAGGAAATCCCACACAGTGCTCAGCACCAAACCTGCCCCAGGGAGAAAGTCTGAAACCTGAAGCTCATGGTTACAGTCATGGTTTGTCCTCGGAGACAGGTACATCCTACTCACCCCCCACTTTGCTTTCTGAACACAAATCCCAGCTCGCTCACTCCTATACTCACTGCCAGCTTGTCCTTGACCACACTGGCCGTAGCAGCAATAGTGCAGGCTGTGTCATGCTGCACTACTTGAGTGAACTCAGCCAGGTCCCGTTTCATGAATTCCAAAGCTTCTGTGGACTATAAGAAGACAACAGATAGGCTGTGTAATCTTTTTGCTCTCCAGCAAAGCCACAGTCACCCTGGGAACACCTGGCACATTACAAAGATTAAAGTGCAAGAGCCTTTAACCCTTACCCCAGCTCGTGTAGTGGGGAGGGCAATAATAACCAGAATAACAACGGGAAACTGCTGTGCCCAAAATACattacagtggggttttttttaagctaagAATAGGAAAAGACAGGTTAGGAAAAACCTTGTTCTGCGTTCTGTGTATGATTAACATAAACAACGCTGCCGCAGGCAGGAAATTACGCATCCAAAAGCGACGCTGCGAGCGCGTGCCCTCCCTGCTCGGGTCGGGATTTTCACATCGGCAGCCCAACGCTGCTCCCCTGAGCCATCCCCGCCTCCCGCGGTTATAACAAGTAACCCCCCCTCCGCGTGCCGGCCGGGCCCCTTCCGGGGGTCACGGGCCGCACTACAGCCGCACGCCCTCACCGGGCCTCGGGCAGTCAGGCCACGGCCAGGCTCGGAAGCCACCGCAGCCCTCGTTGGCAAGGCCGCCGTCGCGGCTACAAGCCCAAGTAGCGCCGCAGCCCGCCGGGAGCGCGGTGCAGCGCCCGCAGGGAGCCGGCCAGCACCGGGGCTCCCCCAACCCACCGCCCCCCGGGGCAacggggcccggcccgccgcttCTTACCTTCTCCTTGACGGCCTGGTAGCTCTGTTGCAGCCAGCTCCGCCACCAGCCCGCGTCCTCCCTGCCGGGGGACAGGCGCGTCAggccccgcccgctgcccgctcccccccgcgccgccccccgaggcccgtcccgctcccgccgccgccgccccggggctgggcCAGGCCcagcccgctccccgccgccgcccccccgggccgggccctgctGCCCCCTCGGCACCCCCCGGCTCACCCCTCCGCCATCTTGGCGGTCTGACGTCACCAATATTTACCGACCCCTcaccccgcaggccccgcccccgcgggccgGACGCGGCGCTGACgtcacttcctcctcctcctcctgcggggagggcggccggcggcgcggcggtacggcggccgggcgggagcgggcggccggTGGCGGAGGTGAGCGGCGCTGAGGGCGGGGACGCGCTCCGGGGGGGCGCCCGGTGGCGGGAGGGAGGAGccgcggtggcggcggcgcgggccgggcccggcccggtggcggcggggaggcggcgggggcgcTCCCGGCCGCAGGTCTCCAGAAATGACCCGAGGCCGGCGGGGGAGGGTCCGCGGGAGCCCTTCTGCTGACGGTGTTTTCTCGTTGACTCCGGCAGCGAGCGGAGGCGGGAGCCATGGAGATGCAGTCGTACTACACCAAGCTTTTGGGGGAGCTCAACGAGCAGCGCAAGAGGGACTTCTTCTGTGACTGCAGCATTATCGTGGAGGGGAGGATCTTCAAAGCGCACAAAAACATTTTGTTCGCCAACAGCGGTTATTTCCGAGCCCTGCTGATTCACTACATCCAAGACAGCGGCCGCCACAGCACCGCCTCTCTGGACATTGTCACCTCGGAGGCCTTCTCCATCATCCTAGATTTCCTTTATTCCGGGAAGCTAGATCTCTGTGGGGAAAATGTTATCGAGGTGATGTCTGCGGCTAGCTATTTGCAGATGACCGATGTGGTCAACTTCTGCAAAACATATATAAGGTCGTCATTAGATATTTGCAGGAAAATAGAGAGAGAAGCTGCTTTCTATCAGGCTGATAGCGGGAGCGCTAGTTCTGCAAGAGAGGGCACCTCGTACAGCTCAAAGAGCCAGTGCTCTGCCTCTGTCTCCTCCctgcaggagaaggaaaggatTTCGGATTGCCAGAGAGATCCTCCCTGCGGCGAATGCAGCAGCTGCCATCCCCTGGAGCTCGTAGTCAGGGACCCTGTAAGCAGCGACTCTCCAGAGGACGTTAATTCTTCGCTGCCCAAGGGGGTGGAACCCAAAGTAGAGTTTGACTCAGATGAAGTAGAGGTAGAAGTGGGTGAACGGCTGCCGCAGTATCCCACTCCGTTGTCCCTCGAGCAGATGGAAGAGGGGCTGCACAGCGGGCAGGCGATGGACCTGGCCTGCAATAACTATCACATGAAACAATTCCTAGAGGCTCTGTTGCGCAACAGCTCAGCTCAGAGAAAGGATGATGTGGTTCACCACTTTGTCCGGGGCTTTGAGGGTAGGCCAGAGGATGCAGGGGTAGCCATGAGTTCCATGATGGACATTCACAGCGACTGGTATGGTGAGGACACAGGTGAGAGGACTCCAGGGGGGTGTAGTCTGTATAATCGAGGAGGAAAGTGCGTAGTGTGCGACTTCCTTTGTTACTCTCGTTCTTGTTCAGGAATATATTGCTGAATATTATGCCGTAGCAAAATAAACTATTGTTCTGGACTTCAAAAGAAAGCTGTACTCATTTATTCAGTGCAGCCTTTGGGAGGTAAGTATTTCTAACAGCTTTTACAGTCTCTTTGAAACAGATCCTGGAGCTTGGTGTTGGTGACCCTGCTTTTAATAAACAATCTCACTGGGGACCTTGTTGAATGGCAGGcgaatttttaaaaagaatcttcCTCTTGTAGTGTCAGTGTTATAAGGAGCAATCGGAAAGATCAGTTGAGCTGCCACAAGAGGGATCTGCTGTAGAACCTGACAGAGCAGAAGTAGCTTATTCCACTGAAGCTCCTGACAGCACATCAGTTGCTGGATGACAGTCTGTTTGCTGTTACTTTGAACTTTAAAAGGGCGGAAATCAGTTCTGTTCAATACTGAGAGATACCTAGAAATTCTTTCAAGAGCACCGCAAGCTTTAAACTCTGTGGTGTTGCATAAAGACAAGACTTAACTTTTACCTCTAGCGGCAGACTCGCTTTTCAGCGGCTGGTCACCTGCTTTCCCAAGCTCAGGCCTGGTGGGATGTCTCATGCTGGCAGGAGTAAGTCCTAGCAGCAGTGTCAGGGACCTGGAGAAGAAGGTCGTGTCCCTGTGCCTTTCTCCTGAAGTGGACAGTAAGGATTTGGGCATTTTATCTGCTTACGGTCACACTGTTGCACAGCTTGCCTCGCCCAAACTGCCTTAGGAAGATGGGAGGCGGCTCTGACAAATGCTGCAAGTGCCATCGTGGTTCAGGATGTGACAAATATAATAATGGTGTGGGCAGCAGACAGGAAATCTTTCCCTGAATATTCTACTCTAGATAGCAGGCTTACATTCATGTCATTTCCAGCTCAAACAGGCATGTGTGATCTTAAAGCCAATAAGCCCAATATATTCTCTCACTGCTTTAAAATAAGGCATCAGATAAAATCACAAATCCAGCCCTCCTGTCACCAGAGGACTATAGTTACCAGAACAGAGCGCCATCACCAGCACGTTTTTGATGTGTAGCAAGGCGAGACCACCTAACACACAAACTCTGCTTACGTTTTTCCCCTCTTAACATCTTCAGACTGTAAATGAATCATTAAAAGGGAAATGCCCCTGGAATTTGATAGAGAACATCAAGTGTTATGACAATGTATTAGAAATGTTAAAAGGTAGATGTGCTTCAAATAggagcagggggaaaaaacccaaaccttgcATTCAATTATGCTTCTCTGCTAAAAGTGAACATCGTAAGCATTTAGTAGAAGTAGTATTTTCCCAAGACACCAGGAATGAGAAATACAAAGTCCTGATAAAAGAATGGTTCTCTCATTGCGTTCAGGCTGACAGATAAGTGCCACTTACTTTCAAGTGTCCCCATCTGTTCCAGTCATCCTGGTCCCTTTCACAGCTGTTGGAGGGTGAACAGGCACTTCTAGAGAGCCTAGAAGCAAGGCAGGTCTAAGAActgcgcgcttttttttttttttttttttaaaaaaaaaaaacagagctcTAAATGCCCAGCAGGATTAGCAATACCTTGTGAAGGTCTGAAATTGGGCGAGATGAATTTCACTCACACGTTAATACTTAGATGCTCCTGGTTTTGAGACCGGGTTAAAGGTTAGCACAAGGAATGTTCTCCAGCCCCACCTACTTGGGGGTAACTATTAAAGAGCTCAAGGCTCGGTATGCAAACGCTTTCCTGAATCAATACCTGGAACAGGGAAAACTAATCTTTTAGTGTAGTATCTCAACCTTTATGTAGGAAAGGAAGCTCATATCTGGGCTGATACTGAAAAACTTGGCAATACCCATGTTTATGTAAAACTTAATTCTCTCTTTTTCCATCCGACTTCATAAATTACATATTACTTGTGTGTGTATAGTTTGATTTTAGGAAAAGTAAAATACCAACAGCAAATGTATTGGAATCCTTCACCTTGTTATAACTAATAGAAGGGGTAAAGTGAACGGCAGTGGAAACAAGCATTCAGATTTTTAGATGGATTCCTTACATCTAAATTTATGCACTTTGTAAAAGCACGTGGGAAGCATTGCACCACTACTACCTGTAATTTGGTTTAGTTTCTAatgctgttaattaaaaaaaaaaaagactttgtaTGGCTGAGATAGTGCAGAGACCCCGCTGCactaaaagcaaatttttgtcACTTAACTAAATGGCTtcttaaaatcaaattaatttgtttttctgttgtgagCCATCTCCCTTAGAGTATCACCTATATAAGTATAGGCAGGCTGATCATCAAGGGACTTGATATCTGCAGCTGCATGCGTGTCTTCTGAAATGGCACAACCTACAGAAATTCCAGGTAAGCCAAATACAAAAAGAGGGGAAGGTGCAACTACCTTGACTCAAGATTTGCAGCTCAGAGGATAAGCAGCCCACCTACCTAACGTTAGTGAACTGCCTGATCTAATgcgttgtgtttttttttttttccaaaaggtgATGTATTAGTTGTGCCAATCAAGCTTCACAAATGTCCGTTCTGTCCCTACACGGCCAAACAGAAAGGAATTCTAAAACGGCACATTCGCTCTCACACAGGTGAGAGACCTTACCCCTGTGAGACGTGTGGGAAACGTTTCACTCGGCAGGAACACCTTCGGAGTCATGCTTTAAGTGTAAGTTTGAAAGATTTAtcaggaaattttaaaagttttgggCGTTTCTCGAGCGTATTTCCCAAAATGTTGGACGAAATGATTGTTGCCGATGTGAGATAAACTTTTCTAATAGTAAGTTTAACCTGATGATATTTTCCTTATGTAGCCCCAAATTTTTGATGCTGGAAATGTGGCTGGGATCATCTGCCCTTTAGCTTAAGTGTAGATGTTTTTGTGTTCTGGGAATACATACAAACCAGCACCCCAGGAGGAGCTATAAGGCAAGAAGgcagattgccttttttttttttttttttaccacagtgttttatttttaacttcaggtGCATCGATCAAACAAGCCAATTATCTGTAAAGGTTGCAGGAGAACATTCACCAGCAGCTTGTCTCAAGGATTACGACGCTTTGGCTTGTGTGACAGCTGTACCTGTGTGACCACTACCCACGAGGACTCGATGCCCATTAACCTCAGCCTAATGGAACC
Protein-coding regions in this window:
- the ZBTB8B gene encoding zinc finger and BTB domain-containing protein 8B, producing the protein MEMQSYYTKLLGELNEQRKRDFFCDCSIIVEGRIFKAHKNILFANSGYFRALLIHYIQDSGRHSTASLDIVTSEAFSIILDFLYSGKLDLCGENVIEVMSAASYLQMTDVVNFCKTYIRSSLDICRKIEREAAFYQADSGSASSAREGTSYSSKSQCSASVSSLQEKERISDCQRDPPCGECSSCHPLELVVRDPVSSDSPEDVNSSLPKGVEPKVEFDSDEVEVEVGERLPQYPTPLSLEQMEEGLHSGQAMDLACNNYHMKQFLEALLRNSSAQRKDDVVHHFVRGFEGRPEDAGVAMSSMMDIHSDWYGEDTGDVLVVPIKLHKCPFCPYTAKQKGILKRHIRSHTGERPYPCETCGKRFTRQEHLRSHALSVHRSNKPIICKGCRRTFTSSLSQGLRRFGLCDSCTCVTTTHEDSMPINLSLMEPSSEGQEKGDADNDWPIYVESGEENDPADDDDADGDDKQEIHRSLSDRETLM